A genomic stretch from Anticarsia gemmatalis isolate Benzon Research Colony breed Stoneville strain chromosome 26, ilAntGemm2 primary, whole genome shotgun sequence includes:
- the LOC142984188 gene encoding putative oxidoreductase SERP2049 produces MDFTNKVVIITGASSGIGAASAILFAKHGAKLSLIARNEQRLKTVAEKCREANGFEHIYLALDLTAEGSCNSVVNQTVAKFGRIDVLVNCAAKLLVGSLFDDNIDTFDEMIDINLRVPYKLTHLALPYLVKTRGNIINFNGTKYTRIRHGFLPYSISKAGLERFTKSAAIELASEGVRVNCLQPGVTRTNILSNLDIGEEESQKTFERLTNNNNIKILEPEEVAKMVVFVASGVCPNINGADLSINGASALL; encoded by the coding sequence ATGGATTTCACCAACAAAGTGGTGATCATCACCGGAGCCAGTTCAGGAATCGGTGCAGCATCAGCTATACTCTTCGCCAAGCATGGAGCCAAACTATCCCTGATCGCAAGAAACGAACAAAGACTGAAAACTGTTGCTGAAAAATGTCGAGAAGCCAATGGATTTGAGCATATTTACTTAGCTTTAGACCTAACTGCTGAAGGAAGCTGTAATTCAGTCGTGAACCAGACTGTCGCAAAATTTGGAAGAATTGATGTTCTGGTTAATTGTGCTgcaaaattacttgtaggctCTTTATTTGATGACAATATAGACACGTTTGATGAAATGATTGACATCAATCTTCGAGTGCCTTACAAGCTCACGCATCTCGCTCTCCCGTACTTGGTTAAAACGAGAGGAAACATCATTAATTTTAACGGAACTAAATATACAAGGATTCGACATGGATTTTTACCTTACTCGATATCAAAAGCTGGTCTGGAAAGATTTACGAAATCTGCAGCAATTGAACTGGCTAGTGAAGGGGTTCGCGTAAATTGTCTTCAACCAGGAGTAACACGAACTAATATTCTGTCAAACTTGGATATAGGGGAAGAGGAAAGTCAGAAGACTTTTGAAAGattgacaaataataataatatcaagatCTTGGAGCCGGAGGAGGTGGCTAAAATGGTGGTGTTTGTGGCCAGTGGTGTGTGTCCTAATATCAATGGAGCTGATTTGAGTATCAATGGGGCGTCTGCTTTGTTGTGA